In Lycium ferocissimum isolate CSIRO_LF1 chromosome 7, AGI_CSIRO_Lferr_CH_V1, whole genome shotgun sequence, the sequence TatgtttctatttatagaactttTAAGAAGGCTTGTAAGgttaggagaaaaaaaaatgatattctCAGTTCCATCTCCAGTATAAAAAGAGTTTATAACGCATAAAGTAGAAGTAGATAAGAGAGAGAATATCTTAACTAACATGATATTCAACATTTTCTTTTGCCCAAAATATTAAGGATTTGTGTTGTAGGTATTTATTCCTTTTCATTCACTTTCTCTTAGACTTCCTGGTCCGCtgtttataaataaaaataatataaatacaaAGATGTAagagattctttttttttttcggtcaACAAGATAATATACTAATAGTACTTAATATGCATCATTACAAAGGCcagatttttgtttttgttttttttagctCCAATCCCTCCATTTGTTTTGTCCATGATCAGGGTGTCCCATTTGATTAGATGGAGCTTTTTTTGGAATCAGTTGTTCCCCAAATGCAAGTTGATAAATTGCATAACCTGTgttggtatattatttttaaacatGACTTTGCTAAAGTTGTTCTCCCTGCCATATTTAAGAATTTTGTTTTCCAATcgaataatttttcatgaaggTTATCTATCACGAATTGgtagtcccttttttttttttatttttttatttttttttttattttttatggaatattgagaaatcaaagtattttcaaaaatcataaccGCTTTTTATTTGAAGATTAATCCTGGATATATCCTTTACgggtttttgattttttttttttttttttttttttttgacttggcATGGTTAATAGTATGACCCAAGTCTCATGACACTGTCTCTACTGTTTTACAAATTTTTTCATCAGCTCTTGTCATGAGAGTGAGGTCATccgcgacaaaggtatgtgacaTAGAGGGGCCTTTGTTGGagatctttttttacaaaaattaaacaaattagGGGTAGGGAAGGAGAAATTAAGAAGGAAATTATAAGGTGGAGAATCGAGCCTTCACCAATAAGGTGAAATTCAGGTAGCTAACCAACAGAGCTACTAAGAGTCAGGGGCGGATGTAGTAAGGACTCAGGGACCTGAACACCCTGagtaaaaaattacagtgtatatttaggaTAAATTTTCCGTGTTTATGTACATACATTGACTTTTAAACAccctgaacaaatgcaaaatTTGGTTCAATTGtttttccgaacaccctgattcaaaattctggatccgccactgctAAGAGTTACCTTTGTTGGAGATCTTGATAGGCCATTGgagaaattttctttttaatttatcttcCACATTCATTATCCCAACAATAGTTACCTTATTTATCTTCCAGTTGACTCGCTTTCTTTCGACTCTTAGAGTGTGTTGGCTAAgtttataagttggtcaaactgGTTTACAAAGTATTTTTTGGCTTATTTAGGCGTTTGATAAGCACATAAAGTATTGTTTTAGCTCTTTTCACGCTTATTAAGCAATAAATACAAGTAGTTTACTAAGTTATCTCTATTTAATAAAAGTAATTTGACTTTTCCTCTTAATATTGtgtttttttccttaatattaaggatataattggaaataattgtcaattttaattttattcctaaAGCAACAATCATTGTGGGACAATTTCTTAAAGCTAAAGGACAATTAATTACTATGGAAACGGGGGCAGTAAGTCAAGTGCTTATTCCACACGGTGTCCGGTACTCGCATTAGAGTCCGACTATATCCGGATTCTTATCGGGTAAAGCCCATTTCTGGGGGAAGCACTCCCTACTAAGAATTTTTTCAGATGTAGggctcgaacccgagacctctgGTTAAGGAAGGAACAACCCATCCGCTTCACAACATCCTTGGTGGTAAAAGCCATAAGTTAATCACCCTTAACTTATAActttttttaagtttataaaAACTTTAGTTTGACcaaaatttttattattttattcttaatattatttttaattctcaaaaacTTTTTTCTAAAACAAAGCTTCTTATTAAGTTCCTTTCCATTTTATACTGTCATTCATTCTTCTCCTTCCAAAGATACTATagaatttataatttaatttcttgcagaaaaataattaacggtattttaatcattttaccaaaaaaaaattattacagtATCACCGGTTTACCAAACATCTCAATTGTTTCTTatcaatttcaacttttttatcGAAACACATAactacttatttataaaattaatttcagCACTTAAAAGTACTTATCAACATACAATGCCTATCAACTATTTATGATCAGCAAATTCAAATGAGCTTCTAGTTTTCTAatgttttaaattcttttataaTTGCTTCTTCATGAGGATTGATCAGTAGTGGTTGAATGATTGCTTCCCTTGGGCTAAAAACCATGAAACAAAATTGATCAAGGGATAAGTATTTAAGGCACTTCATTTATGAATATCTATGTTGTGATCAAATACCTATACCCCAATGAGCATGTTGGATGgtaagaaaaatattagaagcaaACAAATTCAGGGTTGAGTGGAAACACTTGATGTATAAAATTTAGGCAATCTTGTGCATTTGCAGTTCTTAAGAGGACCATCTAAGAGTTGAGTGGAAACACTTGATGTATAAAATTTAGGCAAGACCAAAGAGCACTCTAGAGAGACTATTGAGATTGGGGGTGGTGgtgtggggggtggggggtgaaGTGTCAATGTTGACCCTCATTGTGTGATGTGTGAAACAGGATTCGAGACTAAAGAACACTTAGTTCACTGAATGCATCTTTGCTAGGCAGTTGTGAAAGAGAATTGTGAAAGAGACTAATGGATTGGATACACTGTCCAACTAATCTTACACTAGACTGCAGTATCAGTGGATAATCAAGaggcactactaaaaaatcatcattttcctACTGAAATTTCGCACCGGAAAATGTTCAGTGGTTATTTTCAgtgaatgtcggtgggaaaaacctaaatagtagtgttttcacacggaAAGATTTGAACTGTTTCAATGGGAAGGAAACCAACCCTACAACATCTCAGAGTTCTAGGCGGCCTATGCCCGTGCCAAATTTGTACAAGAAAATGACGAATTAATGTCAAGAACGAGAACAACAATCCATATGGGCTATGCAGAAAAACAAAAAGGCTATCTGCAGCATGATATCACAAATGGTATTTCGCATTACATATATTGCCTCTTGTAAGAAAGTGAATAACGAAGGAAATGGTACATATAATCAAAAACGAGATAAGACATGTCTACAAATATTAAGGCCACAAGAAATGCAAGACAAAGTATAAAAAAACTTAGCCACCAGACATCTCTGTTCATGAATATATTCTCAAGATTAAGGGCTTGAATGCCGGCCAAAACTGTGAATGCCGCAGAGTAATACACAAAAGTATAGACACCACAGATCTTCAATGGAATGGCAATATAAAAGTCATCTGAGTCaaacttggagagaagaaaCGAAAGCAAAGCGCCCATAGTGAATACTGAATCGAAAAGAGCTGCAGCTAAGAAAAACATCAACATCCACAACTCTGACTTAGTACCATCAGTGTTGAGGAGAATAGGTAGGCCAGTTTTGTCATCAAATCCTCCGGGGACTGTAAAAACTGCAGCAAAGTTTATTGTACTGAGAAGAGTAGCCAGTATGAGAACTGAATTCCCTAAGTCTCTGATTGTTTTCTCTGCTTCTTTACGTATGCCTGAATGGTTTCTCTCGAATAACTCTTTTGCAGTCAGGCCTTCAGAATTCTTCAGACTCCACAAACGTGGATGGACACAGTATTTTACGCGCTTCAAAAACAAATTCATCTGAATAAGAGATAAGCGGCAAATCtataattggaaaatattaagaaagttTTTTTCTATGAAATCAATTAGAGGGTATGTAATTGTTATAAAGGGAAACAGAAGTAGGAAAAGTACCTTAAACCAAAGCACACCCCACATCATGAGCAGTACTGCTTTTATACCCCCTGTCATTTCACTTGGTTCCCCTATAGAAAATCTATATGGGGACTCAACACTTGCTGCAAAATGCATAACGGTCTTTCCTTGTTGATCGATATCTGCAAGCATCCTGTCCTTATGAGCTACTTTTTTCAGAAATTGATCAAATAGGAACCTGTTTTTTCTCTCTGCCGCTATATGCAATATATTCTTTCCGTCTTCATCCAAGGTTTCTGCAGCTTGAGggtatttttgtataatttccACGACTAACTCATCAATACCAAGTTTTGTTGCCTGTATTAACGGATTTGTCACACTATCTGCATAGTAGCTCCAATCTTCTTCCTCTATCAATCTTTGTGCTAATTTTAACGCAAGGATATGCTTTTGCTTTGCATCATCAATCTCTCCTAACCATGCATTACCTATAAAAGGAAAATGCAGCCAAAAAGCAAGAAGAGAGAATGAAATTAACAACAGGACAAAGAAATTAACACGATCCGTTCAATTTTCAGATGTTGATCAACTCAATTACTAGGTAATACATACTCAGCTAAATAGAAGGAGATAACCTTGAGACTTGCATCAATGAGGTTATACTGTAATTAACCTTTAtgtataccaacaacaacataccttgTGTGGTCCCACAAGAGGAGtctggggtgtgtgtgtgtgtgtgtgtgtctattgGAGAAATACCCTACCTAGTAAAAGGCTGATCAATGAAAACCTTTCTCTCTTAGAGAAGACAGCTGCATTAGTTCTTGATTCCACATACATTGCTGGTATGCCTGTTCCATGGCACGAGATCCCCAATATGAGAAACCGGTCATATTTTTGGTTTAAGTCAAAGTTAAAACTGCTAGTCGATCAGAATCAGCAATTGTAAGCCTTCTATAAAGTATTTAATAAATGCTCTTTTGTTGTTattcaaatatttgaaaaagaatattGATCTCGGGGAACACTTACATAAGTAGATAAATGTTTCAACCATCTGCATAGGAACAAAAGGCGTAGTGCCTGCTTGACCAAACATGTATGATGATCCACTTCTGAAAGAGAAGGGCTTCGTAGCCAATATGTTCAATGCAGTCGCACCCATTCCATCATGCTTGCTGGCTAGTTCAGGATATAGATTCAGCAAATATAATGCGAAGTCTGGTTCCCGTTTcatgcggaaaaaaaaaaaggcccttCATCAATATTCAGCCTGGCCATGAGGTTCAGCTACAGCTTTGATCTTAGAGTATGTTGTAGCCAAGTTCTGATTTCTACTGAATTCCATTCCAGTAGAATTCAGCCACATAATGGtggttttattattattttttcttcaaaaaaggGAAGTTAAACTCTATGTGGCACCAAACAAACTTGACATAAACCTTCAAAACCATCATAGCTAACCAGTTGGAGTTATAGTTTTGGCAGGATTATAGTGGGTGGAGGAGGTTTGAGGATCTTAAGGACAGAATTCATCGAAAGAAAGGTCATAAGTTAAATTCTCACATACTTTTAAACAGCCCTTTGTGAGAAGTCAAAAATTAAATGCTATTAAAATGTATGATCTAAGGTTTAGAATCAAAATTAGGCAAAACTATATAATCAATGTGAAAATATGAACCACCAATAATTATTATCCTATTTCAATACTTCTCGTGGATGATATAAATTCGTCCTATATTAAAATTAGATGGACGAGATAGAATTTAAGTTATAGACATGTAACTGATTTTTATGTTATCAGTGCATTTTAACTTCTTATAGCAAGATTTATGCTTTAATTTCTATGTATTACCGAATTGGGCCAACTATAGAGAGCTACCAGTTCCTGTAAGCTATTTTAACCCGATTGTGTACAAAAGTTATACAAATAAGTTCCCAACCATGCATGTTTCTGTCATATATCAAGTTCTCCTATCCAAACATTTCAGAGAATGCGTGAAAAGACATTACAGCTGAAGATCACTTACAGTAAGACTCTTGAGTTACGGCAGCATGAAGAACAGTGCTTCCATCGTCCCTCGTCACAGTGAATTCACTAAAATTTTGCTGTGCCAACAAAATGAACacttctttctctccactcgcTGCAGCAACATAAACCGGTGTCTCTCCCAAGTTATTGCGCATCAAGACAAGGTCCCCTCCCGAGCTTAATATCAATTCCAGCACACCTTTTCTCCCAAATCTAGCAGCTTCATGCAGAGGAGTATCCCCATTCTTATTCTTGATTTTGAGATCTTCACTGCTCATCAGCCTTTCCTCAATAAGTAATCTAAGTGCATCCACATTTCCCCCGATGgcaagaaaatgaagaatacTGTCGCCACGATTATTGATGGGCGCGACCATTTCTTCTCTCCAGAAATCGCGTAGGATTTCTAAAGATTTCTGATCGTTACCCTTTGCTGCTGTATAAGCTGCAGATTGGCGACTTGCAATTGACCATTGTCTTTCCATAACTTGTTCAAATTCTTTGTATGGTTAGAGACTGATTCTGCTACTTTCAGATATTAGTACTTAATTTAATTTGTCTTAAAGTGGTCTTCCAATTGGAATCAACATACCACAAGCTAATCCCTTTATCTTTAAGAAAGTTGTTACGTAAATTATTTAAGTAATACTCATGATGCTCTATGTCTGGCGCCATGCTGAAATATCCCTAAACTACACTCCAAGCATAAACTACATCTTTAAACTATCTGTATCAATAAAAAAGCACCCctctacccccccccccccccccccaaaccccaGGAATCTGTTGGCAAACTAACAGCTCCCATGAAAAAcatgcaactttttttttgtttgtttcccACCCGGTATTGGTACCTGCATTGGAGCCCGACTAAATACGGATCGTGTTTTGCAGGGTCCATTTTGGGGGCAGCGCTCCCAACAGGATTTTTTTCATTCCCAGGTATCAGAAGCAGAGACATTTGGTTAAGAGTGGATGTCAAGCATTAAAGTAGTTGCGTCAATATATCGAACAATTGAGATGCACAAGTAAATCCAACAGCCCATGTCTCAACGAACTTGTTGTTTAACATAAAAGAATCTGAATTCTGCTATGTACTCATATTTACTGGTAGTATTTAATATGCAAGCAAATACATTTATCTATCTCATATATATTGGTCTAGACTCTAGAGTTGCAGAATTTTGATACAAGATTAACACATAAAATTCTAACTTCTTCTATCCAATATTTGTACATAATTTAGAGGGTATCTTCTCTGATAGAAGTGATGCAGTGGTCTGTCGAACACTTAGCGGTCGTTTGGTTCGAAGACTAGTTATGATGGAATTAGTTATATTGGATTAGTTATTCTGGTTGGTATGATGGACAAGCATAAATATTGTCGGACTAAAAATTTAGTAATGCATTTGGTACTGCCTTATCCCTTGCTTGGTTACTAATTTTGGAATAAGTTATTCCCGGTTATCGATGCCAAATGGTGGAATAATAGTTCTAGGATTAGTTATTCCCAGATAAAAcaatgaaaatgataaaaataccCCCAAACCCTCAAATCTTTTTTCTACTAAATAAGGTGAAggatatttttgtaaacaaacaacTTCTTCTTAGAAATTATACAATAcacattatttttaatacaacaaatcaAACAGTCAATTATAAATTCGTGAATGATCACTTTAACAAGATATTTGAATGCACTTCATGTAAGTGTATAAACTaacctttttaaaaaacacTCGTTCATTCCTTCCTGTTTATGGCAAGTGTTTAAAGGTAAAGAAATTTTTTGCAGCTAATTTTTTGCTTTAAAGGTAAAGAAATGTGCTTGCAGCTAGAGAATTAATGTTATACCAATGAGAAGACTAATACTTACTCTCAAAGCAAATAATACTATCTCACTTTATGTGACCCCATTATAATTTGGAGAGtcaa encodes:
- the LOC132062973 gene encoding uncharacterized protein LOC132062973 isoform X1, with the protein product MERQWSIASRQSAAYTAAKGNDQKSLEILRDFWREEMVAPINNRGDSILHFLAIGGNVDALRLLIEERLMSSEDLKIKNKNGDTPLHEAARFGRKGVLELILSSGGDLVLMRNNLGETPVYVAAASGEKEVFILLAQQNFSEFTVTRDDGSTVLHAAVTQESYYFALYLLNLYPELASKHDGMGATALNILATKPFSFRSGSSYMFGQAGTTPFVPMQMVETFIYLCIPAMYVESRTNAAVFSKRERFSLISLLLGNAWLGEIDDAKQKHILALKLAQRLIEEEDWSYYADSVTNPLIQATKLGIDELVVEIIQKYPQAAETLDEDGKNILHIAAERKNRFLFDQFLKKVAHKDRMLADIDQQGKTVMHFAASVESPYRFSIGEPSEMTGGIKAVLLMMWGVLWFKRVKYCVHPRLWSLKNSEGLTAKELFERNHSGIRKEAEKTIRDLGNSVLILATLLSTINFAAVFTVPGGFDDKTGLPILLNTDGTKSELWMLMFFLAAALFDSVFTMGALLSFLLSKFDSDDFYIAIPLKICGVYTFVYYSAAFTVLAGIQALNLENIFMNRDVWWLSFFILCLAFLVALIFVDMSYLVFDYMYHFLRYSLSYKRQYM
- the LOC132062973 gene encoding ankyrin repeat-containing protein ITN1-like isoform X2 is translated as MERQWSIASRQSAAYTAAKGNDQKSLEILRDFWREEMVAPINNRGDSILHFLAIGGNVDALRLLIEERLMSSEDLKIKNKNGDTPLHEAARFGRKGVLELILSSGGDLVLMRNNLGETPVYVAAASGEKEVFILLAQQNFSEFTVTRDDGSTVLHAAVTQESYCNAWLGEIDDAKQKHILALKLAQRLIEEEDWSYYADSVTNPLIQATKLGIDELVVEIIQKYPQAAETLDEDGKNILHIAAERKNRFLFDQFLKKVAHKDRMLADIDQQGKTVMHFAASVESPYRFSIGEPSEMTGGIKAVLLMMWGVLWFKRVKYCVHPRLWSLKNSEGLTAKELFERNHSGIRKEAEKTIRDLGNSVLILATLLSTINFAAVFTVPGGFDDKTGLPILLNTDGTKSELWMLMFFLAAALFDSVFTMGALLSFLLSKFDSDDFYIAIPLKICGVYTFVYYSAAFTVLAGIQALNLENIFMNRDVWWLSFFILCLAFLVALIFVDMSYLVFDYMYHFLRYSLSYKRQYM